tgCGTTCTTATTTGTTTCGATGTTGTAATTACTTCAAGGATCTATGACTACTAATCTGCCTTTTGAAGTATTACAATAAACTTAATGCGGATTTTTAATATAGAAAAAGTGAAATCAGAGGCTAAAAGGTGGAGTTTCTTCATTTAGGTTGTGGAGTTTCAGCACTTTGGGAAAGTCACAGATCTAAGTATTTGCCAAATCCTTCTAGTTATTCATGTCAACAATTTGATTTCTGATATACTGCAACAAACAACTGAGAATTTGAAAAGAATCTCTTACCTATCAATCTCGGGAATCCATACCATCATCGAGATTCCAGACTGCCTCTTGAGTTGATGTTGGACAACTTGGTAGCTATATTTGTTTGTATGGCTACCAGTATTGAGATGGAGTTTGATATAAGATCTTCATTTTGAGCTTTATGTTCAATTAAATACCAAAAACTGTACTCATTTTCATTCTGACTTACTATCCCATTTGGTTGCTTTTTATGTGTAGGTATTACGGGTAAGCAAGAGAGAAATTCTCTATCCTTGATAGGGTGTCTGCTTTAGGAGTTGGAATAAGTGTAAGTTTGGTAGATTTTTGATGGCTCTGAAGTTTCTGAATAAGAAGGGATGGCACACGGGTAGTCTTCGGAACATTGAAAATGTATGGAAAGCAGAGCAGAAGCATGATGCCGaacagaagaagttggaggagCTCCGCAAGCAGATCCAGGAGGAGCGTGAACGCAGTGAGTTTCGCCAACTCCAGGAACAAGCTGGCTTGGTTCCCAGGCAAGAGAGGCTGGAATTTCTTTATGATTCCGGATTAGCTGTTGGAAAGGGAAGTTCTAGTGGGTTTGAATCTTTGTCCAAGCCGACTGATCCTGTAACAACTGCTGTAACAACTGTTGACTCCAGTTCTTCTGCCAAGCCACAAGCATCTGTGCCAGGAGCTCTATTTGAGGACAAGCCACAATCTTCCAACGATGCTTGGAGGAAACTCCATTCTGATCCCTTGCTTATGATTCGTCAGCGAGAGCAAGAAGCCCTTGCACGTGTGAAGAACAACCCTGTCCAGATGGCCATGATTCGCAAATCTGTTGAAACAATGAAAAATAAGGATAAGATGCATGATGAGAAAGAGAAGGATGAACACAGACATAAACATCGAGACAAGAAATCAAAGCATCACCACTCGAAGTCAAAGCATTTGAAGAATTCGTCACCTAGGCATACATCTGATCCAGATGAATGCTCAAGTGAAGATGATTTCAGGAGAAAGAGAGAGTCTCGCAGGGACAAGAAGTTTAATGATCAGAAATTGTCTCGTAAAACATCTGATCCAGATGAAAACTCGAGTGAAGATAATTTCAGGAGAAAGAGAGAGTCTCGCAGGGACAAGAAGTTTAATGATCAGAAATCGTCTCTCTTACGAGATCCTGAAGGAGACAATAATATTGACAGAGAAAAAACTAAGATTAGGCATGATAATCTTGAAGCTGCGAAATATGAGAGGCAGACAAGAACTGATCCACCAAGGCACGAATCCCATCGTAACTCTCGTGGGGAGACTAGATCTGATCTGCCAAGGCATGAGTTGCGTCATAACTCTCGCAAGCCTGTTAGACTTTCTGAAGAGGAGAGAGCTGCTCGTCTACTGGAGATGCAGAAAGATGCTGAGGTGC
The sequence above is a segment of the Solanum dulcamara chromosome 11, daSolDulc1.2, whole genome shotgun sequence genome. Coding sequences within it:
- the LOC129873113 gene encoding uncharacterized protein LOC129873113, whose translation is MALKFLNKKGWHTGSLRNIENVWKAEQKHDAEQKKLEELRKQIQEERERSEFRQLQEQAGLVPRQERLEFLYDSGLAVGKGSSSGFESLSKPTDPVTTAVTTVDSSSSAKPQASVPGALFEDKPQSSNDAWRKLHSDPLLMIRQREQEALARVKNNPVQMAMIRKSVETMKNKDKMHDEKEKDEHRHKHRDKKSKHHHSKSKHLKNSSPRHTSDPDECSSEDDFRRKRESRRDKKFNDQKLSRKTSDPDENSSEDNFRRKRESRRDKKFNDQKSSLLRDPEGDNNIDREKTKIRHDNLEAAKYERQTRTDPPRHESHRNSRGETRSDLPRHELRHNSRKPVRLSEEERAARLLEMQKDAEVHEEQRWKRLKKAEEKDAKEVVQAGSSGGRNFLDAAQRSVYGAGKGGSSTIEESVRRRTHYSQRAEASEGNAFRR